The following coding sequences are from one Salmo trutta chromosome 36, fSalTru1.1, whole genome shotgun sequence window:
- the LOC115175709 gene encoding glucocorticoid modulatory element-binding protein 1 isoform X6, with the protein MRGYTGRGVRMAQTEVTTVSVGDLMVMRAAEEDDGDDNESKTQVILQLQPITASMDESGEADTAVVAVESHPETTVDGEDVELGYPITCGECKAVLLVKKFVCPGINVKCVKYEDQLISPKQFVHMSGKATLKDWKRAIRMGGVMLRKMMDSGQLDFYEHSTLCTNTCRSTKFDLLINNTRFPPDGSGLTTPTSSQAQVVIGNGGQAAMTTEERSEVLTGTVDWSSGAVAVETTERKETSEISEETLNFWRGIADVGLMGEVVDNIRTELLEMLRGVQLRSEQAAMQDADSCLVEVAVLSNLAQVFGLLDSVKHILSVRREQTDPGEEQVISTLTNLELQLEEQRRQQHVRAQLCHPQPLNNISHTPGGKSTKPKAKRPRLQRPASTTTLLTSSLSQPQTATLQPQQFTILSPISFSSMGQPFSLSGLPMATLGQQNNTVTLHTLPAGAQTFTRYITTMVGADGKTETLTLHPSQGLTLVGTTLQDPSQLGGTVMSPVELVQLTQGGVTDGGEMMVEQPMGQVVEMGMVQEGLVEGVEDKSQALTTVIEIDPAPGDHDQTMGAVMELQLAQEGEAETGEEGSAVVVHAGMEMTMVSEGVEGEGGEEMVMQGESDDAQGEVLEAGQQSQVEGVQLDANGQISGLRIMVIEEETQEEDKDK; encoded by the exons ATGCGAG GTTACACTGGGAGAGGAGTCAGGATGGCACAAACCGAGGTGACGACAGTCTCCGTGGGGGACTTGATGGTGATGAGGGCTGCTGAGGAAGATGATGGTGATGACAATGAAAGCAAGACACAGGTCATCCTCCAGCTACAACCAATCACAGCAAG TATGGATGAGTCGGGAGAGGCAGACACAGCTGTTGTGGCTGTGGAGTCACACCCAG AAACAACAGTTGACGGGGAGGACGTAGAGTTGGGCTATCCCATCACATGTGGAGAGTGTAAAGCTGTGCTACTGGTCAAGAAGTTTGTCTGTCCTGGAATAAACGTCAAATGTGTCAAG TATGAAGACCAGCTGATCAGTCCCAAGCAGTTTGTCCACATGTCTGGGAAGGCTACACTGAAAGACTGGAAGAGAGCTATCCGGATGGGCGGGGTCATGCTCAG GAAGATGATGGACTCGGGGCAGCTAGACTTCTATGAACACAGCACTCTGTGCACCAACACGTGTCGTAGCACCAAGTTTGACCTGCTGATCAACAACACGCGCTTCCCCCCTGACGGCAGCGGCCTCACCACACCCACCTCCTCACAAG CCCAGGTGGTGATTGGTAATGGTGGCCAGGCTGCCATGACAACAGAGGAGAGGTCAGAGGTTCTGACCGGAACAGTGGATTGGAGTTCTGGGGCCGTAGCAGTGGAGacaacagagaggaaggaaaccagtGAGATATCAG AGGAGACGTTGAACTTCTGGAGAGGCATAGCTGATGTTGGCCTGATGGGGGAGGTGGTGGACAACATCAGGACAGAGCTGCTGGAGATGCTGAGAGGAGTGCAGCTACGCAGCGAGCAGGCTGCCATGCAGGACGCAG ATTCCTGTCTGGTAGAGGTGGCAGTGTTGAGTAACCTGGCCCAGGTGTTCGGCCTGCTGGACTCGGTCAAACACATCCTGAGCGTAAGGAGAGAACAGACTGACCCTGGAGAGGAGCAGGTCATTAGCACACTGACCA ACCTGGAGCTGCAGCTGGAGGAACAGAGACGACAGCAGCACGTCAGAGCTCAGCTCTGCCACCCTCAGCCCCTCAACAACATCAGCCACACCCCAGGAGGCAAATCCACCAAGCCCAAGGCCAAACGCCCCCGTCTGCAGCGGCCAgcctccaccaccaccctcctcaCCTCATCCCTCTCCCAGCCCCAGACAGCCACCCTGCAGCCCCAGCAGTTCACTATCCTCTCCCCCATTTCATTCTCCTCCATGGGCCAGCCCTTCTCCCTGTCAGGCCTCCCAATGGCTACGCTGGGTCAACAGAACAACACGGTAACCCTTCACACTCTGCCCGCCGGCGCTCAGACCTTCACCCGATACATCACCACCATGGTGGGGGCCGACGGCAAGACGGAGACCCTGACGCTGCACCCTTCCCAGGGGCTGACGCTAGTGGGCACCACCCTCCAGGACCCCAGTCAGCTGGGAGGAACCGTAATGAGTCCCGTGGAGCTGGTCCAACTCACCCAGGGAGGGGTGACCGACGGTGGGGAGATGATGGTGGAGCAGCCCATGGGCCAGGTTGTGGAGATGGGGATGGTACAGGAGGGATTGGTGGAGGGGGTTGAGGACAAGAGCCAGGCACTCACCACCGTGATTGAGATCGACCCCGCGCCGGGCGACCATGACCAGACCATGGGGGCGGTGATGGAGCTACAGCTGGCCCAAGAAGGAGAGGCCGAGACTGGGGAGGAGGGCTCTGCCGTAGTGGTCCATGCTGGGATGGAGATGACCATGGTCTCGGAGGGggttgagggggagggaggggaggagatggtGATGCAGGGGGAGTCGGATGATGCCCAGGGGGAGGTGCTTGAGGCTGGGCAGCAGAGCCAggtagagggggtacagctggatgCTAATGGGCAGATCTCAGGCCTAAGGATAATGGTGATCGAGGAGGAGACTCAGGAAGAGGACAAGGACAAATGA
- the LOC115175709 gene encoding glucocorticoid modulatory element-binding protein 1 isoform X7: protein MAQTEVTTVSVGDLMVMRAAEEDDGDDNESKTQVILQLQPITASMDESGEADTAVVAVESHPETTVDGEDVELGYPITCGECKAVLLVKKFVCPGINVKCVKYEDQLISPKQFVHMSGKATLKDWKRAIRMGGVMLRKMMDSGQLDFYEHSTLCTNTCRSTKFDLLINNTRFPPDGSGLTTPTSSQAQVVIGNGGQAAMTTEERSEVLTGTVDWSSGAVAVETTERKETSEISEETLNFWRGIADVGLMGEVVDNIRTELLEMLRGVQLRSEQAAMQDADSCLVEVAVLSNLAQVFGLLDSVKHILSVRREQTDPGEEQVISTLTNLELQLEEQRRQQHVRAQLCHPQPLNNISHTPGGKSTKPKAKRPRLQRPASTTTLLTSSLSQPQTATLQPQQFTILSPISFSSMGQPFSLSGLPMATLGQQNNTVTLHTLPAGAQTFTRYITTMVGADGKTETLTLHPSQGLTLVGTTLQDPSQLGGTVMSPVELVQLTQGGVTDGGEMMVEQPMGQVVEMGMVQEGLVEGVEDKSQALTTVIEIDPAPGDHDQTMGAVMELQLAQEGEAETGEEGSAVVVHAGMEMTMVSEGVEGEGGEEMVMQGESDDAQGEVLEAGQQSQVEGVQLDANGQISGLRIMVIEEETQEEDKDK from the exons ATGGCACAAACCGAGGTGACGACAGTCTCCGTGGGGGACTTGATGGTGATGAGGGCTGCTGAGGAAGATGATGGTGATGACAATGAAAGCAAGACACAGGTCATCCTCCAGCTACAACCAATCACAGCAAG TATGGATGAGTCGGGAGAGGCAGACACAGCTGTTGTGGCTGTGGAGTCACACCCAG AAACAACAGTTGACGGGGAGGACGTAGAGTTGGGCTATCCCATCACATGTGGAGAGTGTAAAGCTGTGCTACTGGTCAAGAAGTTTGTCTGTCCTGGAATAAACGTCAAATGTGTCAAG TATGAAGACCAGCTGATCAGTCCCAAGCAGTTTGTCCACATGTCTGGGAAGGCTACACTGAAAGACTGGAAGAGAGCTATCCGGATGGGCGGGGTCATGCTCAG GAAGATGATGGACTCGGGGCAGCTAGACTTCTATGAACACAGCACTCTGTGCACCAACACGTGTCGTAGCACCAAGTTTGACCTGCTGATCAACAACACGCGCTTCCCCCCTGACGGCAGCGGCCTCACCACACCCACCTCCTCACAAG CCCAGGTGGTGATTGGTAATGGTGGCCAGGCTGCCATGACAACAGAGGAGAGGTCAGAGGTTCTGACCGGAACAGTGGATTGGAGTTCTGGGGCCGTAGCAGTGGAGacaacagagaggaaggaaaccagtGAGATATCAG AGGAGACGTTGAACTTCTGGAGAGGCATAGCTGATGTTGGCCTGATGGGGGAGGTGGTGGACAACATCAGGACAGAGCTGCTGGAGATGCTGAGAGGAGTGCAGCTACGCAGCGAGCAGGCTGCCATGCAGGACGCAG ATTCCTGTCTGGTAGAGGTGGCAGTGTTGAGTAACCTGGCCCAGGTGTTCGGCCTGCTGGACTCGGTCAAACACATCCTGAGCGTAAGGAGAGAACAGACTGACCCTGGAGAGGAGCAGGTCATTAGCACACTGACCA ACCTGGAGCTGCAGCTGGAGGAACAGAGACGACAGCAGCACGTCAGAGCTCAGCTCTGCCACCCTCAGCCCCTCAACAACATCAGCCACACCCCAGGAGGCAAATCCACCAAGCCCAAGGCCAAACGCCCCCGTCTGCAGCGGCCAgcctccaccaccaccctcctcaCCTCATCCCTCTCCCAGCCCCAGACAGCCACCCTGCAGCCCCAGCAGTTCACTATCCTCTCCCCCATTTCATTCTCCTCCATGGGCCAGCCCTTCTCCCTGTCAGGCCTCCCAATGGCTACGCTGGGTCAACAGAACAACACGGTAACCCTTCACACTCTGCCCGCCGGCGCTCAGACCTTCACCCGATACATCACCACCATGGTGGGGGCCGACGGCAAGACGGAGACCCTGACGCTGCACCCTTCCCAGGGGCTGACGCTAGTGGGCACCACCCTCCAGGACCCCAGTCAGCTGGGAGGAACCGTAATGAGTCCCGTGGAGCTGGTCCAACTCACCCAGGGAGGGGTGACCGACGGTGGGGAGATGATGGTGGAGCAGCCCATGGGCCAGGTTGTGGAGATGGGGATGGTACAGGAGGGATTGGTGGAGGGGGTTGAGGACAAGAGCCAGGCACTCACCACCGTGATTGAGATCGACCCCGCGCCGGGCGACCATGACCAGACCATGGGGGCGGTGATGGAGCTACAGCTGGCCCAAGAAGGAGAGGCCGAGACTGGGGAGGAGGGCTCTGCCGTAGTGGTCCATGCTGGGATGGAGATGACCATGGTCTCGGAGGGggttgagggggagggaggggaggagatggtGATGCAGGGGGAGTCGGATGATGCCCAGGGGGAGGTGCTTGAGGCTGGGCAGCAGAGCCAggtagagggggtacagctggatgCTAATGGGCAGATCTCAGGCCTAAGGATAATGGTGATCGAGGAGGAGACTCAGGAAGAGGACAAGGACAAATGA